Proteins co-encoded in one Arachis stenosperma cultivar V10309 chromosome 7, arast.V10309.gnm1.PFL2, whole genome shotgun sequence genomic window:
- the LOC130941219 gene encoding uncharacterized protein LOC130941219, which translates to MENIQKMEKANASIARRERRAIIEEKRKKARISNEVHTGSQKECRNPLQTINLNSDTSSSGEIHTYLKNKRKVDVSNLYDNIRTPTKKIMGPTISRDSELNHMMGTPLSRKENNIYWKNGDTSIQTSIRLEGTVNNEPNLGFPVERNLARKTPDSRDDAKNARRERALKLAGKRQTIHKKSAGGRRDSSIIELDLSSITSTQEVSLDQSTNPDIGKMNNMEVNSFRCSNEFSVEQKKFIRGPTTSPPAVGSNTRTLQAGKGPEYLSIGDPMHQCEYCNALFWYDERTNKHYKATEPKYTNCCKGGQVQIPHLQDAPKELYNLLYEDSPKSKHFRDNIRAYNNMFQFTSMGAKIDRSINRSKGPATFILCGENYHLMGSLIPPEGNVAKFAQLYVYDTQNEIQNRMNIFSRAENQLIHEDIVKDLKKMLDEHNVLRHCRRDTDWEITTD; encoded by the exons ATGGAGAATATACAAAAGATGGAAAAAGCAAATGCTTCCATAGCAAGAAGAGAAAGGAGAGCTATTAttgaagagaagaggaagaaggcaAGGATATCAAACGAAGTTCACACTGGTTCTCAAAAGGAGTGCAGAAATCCTCTTCAAACAATAAACTTAAACTCAGACACATCCTCTTCAG GAGAAATACATACATATTTAAAGAACAAGAGGAAAGTTGATGTGTCGAATCTGTATGATAATATTAGGACACCAACAAAGAAGATAATGGGACCGACAATATCTCGAGATAGTGAACTAAATCATATGATGGGAACTCCTTTGTCAA GAAAAGAGAATAATATTTATTGGAAAAATGGTGACACAAGCATACAAACTTCCATAAGGTTAGAAGGCACGGTCAACAACGAACCTAATTTGGGTTTTCCTGTAGAAAGAAATCTAGCAAGGAAGACACCTGACTCGAGAG ATGATGCCAAGAATGCCAGACGAGAGAGAGCTTTGAAACTAGCTGGAAAAAGGCAAACCATTCATAAAAAATCTGCGGGAG GCAGAAGAGATTCTAGCATTATTGAACTAGACTTGAGCTCAATAACAAGTACACAAGAAGTTAGTCTCGATCAAAGTACAAATCCAGACATAGGTAAAATGAACAATATGGAGGTTAATTCATTTCGGTGCAGCAATGAGTTTTCAg TAGAGCAAAAGAAGTTTATTAGGGGACCAACGACATCGCCACCAGCTGTAGGATCCAACACACGAACACTACAAGCTGGAAAAG GTCCTGAATACTTGAGCATTGGAGATCCAATGCATCAATGTGAGTATTGTAATGCACTCTTTTGGTATGATGAACGCACAAACAAGCACTACAAAGCAACTGAACCTAAATACACAAATTGTTGCAAAGGAGGCCAAGTTCAAATACCCCATTTACAAGATGCTCCAAAGGAACTATACAATTTGTTGTATGAAGATAGTCCTAAAAGCAAGCACTTTCGTGACAACATTAGAGCTTATAATAACATGTTCCAATTCACTTCAATGGGTGCAAAGATAGACCGAAGCATCAATCGCAGCAAAGGACCGGCTACCTTCATTCTTTGTGGAGAAAATTATCACTTGATGGGTAGCCTCATACCACCAGAAGGCAATGTCGCCAAGTTTGCTCAGCTATATGTGTATGATACACAGAATGAAATCCAGAATCGTATGAACATTTTCAG CAGAGCAGAAAACCAGTTAATTCATGAAGATATTGTAAAGGATTTAAAGAAGATGCTAGACGAGCACAATGTCCTG AGACATTGTCGTAGAGACACAGACTGGGAAATTACAACGGATTAA
- the LOC130941218 gene encoding replication protein A 70 kDa DNA-binding subunit A-like: protein MSQTFDYLADLNARKLQWNFKVYVIRVWELPNRYNEGEVGTIEVIIEDSQGTRLQVSIPKSLVSKWRGVLVQFQMYIMTNFIVVDNQKGNISRGKYLLFFSHRTIVSHVENPSFPLNAFRFRTIRELLNAEKIDDSALFGVGKEDPKELITSKGKETKRLAVILEDLENNRIGCTIFGEMVDQLLRHMQDGRVEPLIVVVQYFKATRWNGKTFVQSHFDISQLHIDSNLKDVAEFRSRLLGGEPSSSVRISQVPSKTAWSGVEELKQGAVSVKTIEEVLIQHEEGPAWIAASIVAINVTKDDWFYKSCRKCPKKVETPIGNRYECGKCGHTHGSAALRFKVEVMVFDGTGSIRLLLWDKETSMLCGKRAEQIMEDDVIVGDEYPKTLDNMMEKRVLFKINIKEANINQFDHVYTIMKICDDEDIIDKNLPKELSTNLPSNVSEDGCNNYLEISENVANLKTDCDTESSMDVVEECISSLKYKTPSKNITNGLKNSPLSLNEDEEEGQLSTNRFSRKMGKRQKCVNLDADI, encoded by the exons ATGTCTCAAACCTTTGATTACCTGGCTGATTTAAATGCAAGAAAACTGCAATGGAATTTCAAAGTATATGTAATACGTGTGTGGGAACTCCCTAACAGATACAATGAAGGAGAAGTTGGCACCATTGAAGTGATTATTGAAGATAGTCAG GGCACAAGGTTGCAAGTCTCGATCCCTAAATCCCTGGTGAGCAAGTGGCGGGGTGTCTTGGTTCAGTTTCAAATGTACATTATGACCAACTTCATTGTTGTTGACAACCAAAAGGGTAACATATCAAGGGGAAAGTATTTATTATTCTTCAGTCATAGGACAATCGTCAGTCATGTTGAGAATCCCAGTTTTCCGCTAAATGCTTTTCGATTTAGAACCATCCGTGAGTTACTAAATGCTGAGAAGATCGATGACTCTGCATTGTTTG GAGTTGGTAAAGAAGATCCAAAAGAGTTGATCACCAGCAAAGGAAAGGAGACTAAACGACTGGCTGTTATCTTGGAGGACCTAGA AAACAATAGGATTGGGTGCACTATATTTGGTGAAATGGTTGACCAGCTACTTCGTCACATGCAAGATGGAAGGGTTGAGCCACTAATAGTTGTGGTCCAGTATTTTAAGGCAACCAGATGGAATGGCAAGACATTTGTCCAAAGCCATTTTGACATTTCACAGCTGCACATAGACTCCAACCTTAAAGATGTTGCTGAATTTAGGAGCAG GCTGCTTGGCGGTGAACCATCATCCTCTGTGAGGATTAGTCAAGTTCCATCAAAAACAGCTTGGTCAGGGGTTGAGGAGCTTAAACAAGGTGCTGTGTCAGtgaaaacaattgaagaagtcCTTATCCAACATGAG GAAGGTCCAGCTTGGATTGCTGCAAGTATTGTTGCGATTAATGTTACGAAGGATGATTGGTTCTATAAATCATGTAGAAAATGTCCAAAGAAAGTAGAAACTCCTATTGGAAACAGATATGAATGTGGGAAGTGTGGCCATACACATGGATCTGCAGCCCTAAG GTTCAAAGTCGAGGTGATGGTTTTTGATGGAACCGGTAGCATCCGATTGCTACTATGGGACAAGGAAACAAGTATGCTATGTGGGAAGAGAGCTGAACAGATTATGGAGGACGAT GTTATAGTGGGAGATGAATATCCCAAAACACTTGATAACATGATGGAAAAAAGAGTCCTTTTCAAGATAAATATCAAAGAAGCCAACATTAATCAATTTGATCATGTGTACACGATTATGAAAATCTGTGATGATGAGGATATCATTGACAAAAATCTTCCCAAAGAGTTGTCTACTAATCTTCCGAGTAATGTCAGT GAAGATGGCTGCAACAACTATTTGGAAATTTCAGAAAATGTGGCTAATCTTAAAACTGATTGTGATACTGAGTCTTCTATG GATGTTGTGGAGGAGTGCATCTCATCCCTCAAGTACAAAACACCATCCAAAAATATTACCAATGGATTGAAGAATTCTCCTCTAAGTCTGAATGAAGATGAGGAAGAAGGCCAGCTATCAACCAACAGGTTCAGTAGGAAGATGGGAAAGAGACAGAAATGTGTTAACCTTGATGCAGATATATGa